The Halosimplex litoreum genome has a window encoding:
- a CDS encoding DUF6360 family protein → MVDRILKVNAYTTFDLLDGRVEGHGFETEALSVLNVTTDTRDDPDHVELQVEMDNTDLEEVTAHADHVELSAAQARELAAELETYAGRVEAADED, encoded by the coding sequence ATGGTCGACCGCATCCTCAAGGTCAACGCCTACACGACCTTCGATCTGCTCGACGGCCGCGTCGAGGGGCACGGCTTCGAGACCGAGGCGCTGTCGGTGTTGAACGTCACAACGGACACCCGCGACGACCCGGACCACGTCGAACTCCAGGTCGAGATGGACAACACCGACCTGGAGGAGGTGACGGCCCACGCCGACCACGTGGAGCTGTCGGCGGCTCAGGCCCGGGAACTCGCCGCGGAGCTGGAGACGTACGCGGGTCGGGTCGAAGCCGCGGACGAAGACTGA
- a CDS encoding DUF7501 family protein, protein MSEDDHSHPASDSPNWDDPDFCPFCGARLTDGGAGFIDHVDEADTCRERFDDWRENIAGDVGGEWSG, encoded by the coding sequence ATGTCCGAAGACGACCACTCCCATCCAGCGTCCGACTCGCCCAACTGGGACGACCCCGACTTCTGCCCGTTCTGCGGCGCGCGCCTCACCGACGGGGGTGCGGGCTTCATAGACCACGTCGACGAGGCCGACACCTGCCGCGAGCGTTTCGACGACTGGCGCGAGAACATCGCCGGCGACGTGGGCGGCGAGTGGAGCGGCTGA
- a CDS encoding nitrite/sulfite reductase, translated as MPTKVENWKSEVYGSEIREHLMEFAEEGWDAIPEDEHDAWFERFKWWGLYHQRKGQESYFMMRIGTPNGVLKPGQLEVVAEIADEYARGPVDNPEFGGAYCDWTTRQSIQLHWIKLEDVPEIFEKLEANGLGTQQACGDSWRNIVGCPVAGKDKHEHIDAWPVAEELHETFKGNDDFSNLPRKWKVAVTGCDQGCGQGDINDLAYEPATKEIDGEEQLGFNIRVGGGLSRKEPRFSRSLDVWVPPEQAADIGAGMSALFREYGDREDRFNARIKFLVDEWGPEKMRDVLQEEFVDFELEAAGENMRESYTYNAGGEEHGDHVGVHEQPDGNYYVGLDVLVGRMGVDDVSELAELADEYGSGEVRLTQRQNIIVTDVDSDRLDEFLDEPLLETYSPDPHPFMRGSIACTGTEFCSLSIVETKNRQVRYARWLKDNVELPDGVEDFHIHLSGCTASCAQPQIADISLRGMKTRKDGEPVEALDIGLGGGLGEEPQFADWVEMRVPADEVPGYIENLLASFEDERADGQTFRDFVAERDEETLQDLAEAEETSYEDPYMHNTKMTWYPYAEEDDMGDSPAPTDGDGEPLAPADD; from the coding sequence ATGCCGACGAAAGTAGAGAACTGGAAGAGCGAGGTTTACGGCTCGGAGATCCGCGAACACCTGATGGAGTTCGCCGAGGAGGGGTGGGACGCCATCCCGGAGGACGAACACGACGCCTGGTTCGAGCGGTTCAAGTGGTGGGGGCTGTACCACCAGCGGAAGGGCCAGGAGTCCTATTTCATGATGCGCATCGGGACGCCCAACGGCGTCCTGAAGCCCGGCCAGCTGGAGGTCGTCGCCGAGATCGCCGACGAGTACGCCCGCGGCCCGGTCGACAACCCGGAGTTCGGCGGCGCCTACTGCGACTGGACGACTCGCCAGTCGATCCAGCTGCACTGGATCAAACTCGAGGACGTCCCGGAGATCTTCGAGAAGCTCGAAGCCAACGGGCTGGGGACTCAGCAGGCCTGCGGTGACTCGTGGCGAAACATCGTCGGCTGTCCCGTGGCCGGCAAGGACAAACACGAGCACATCGACGCCTGGCCGGTCGCCGAGGAGCTCCACGAGACGTTCAAGGGCAACGACGACTTCTCGAACCTCCCGCGCAAGTGGAAGGTCGCCGTCACCGGCTGCGACCAGGGCTGCGGTCAGGGCGACATCAACGACCTGGCCTACGAGCCCGCGACGAAGGAGATCGACGGCGAGGAGCAACTGGGCTTCAACATTCGCGTCGGCGGCGGGCTCTCCCGCAAGGAACCCCGTTTCTCCCGCTCGCTCGACGTGTGGGTGCCGCCGGAGCAGGCCGCCGACATCGGTGCCGGGATGTCCGCCCTGTTCCGCGAGTACGGCGACCGCGAGGACCGCTTCAACGCTCGCATCAAGTTCCTCGTCGACGAGTGGGGGCCCGAGAAGATGCGCGACGTGCTCCAGGAGGAGTTCGTCGACTTCGAGTTGGAGGCCGCGGGCGAGAACATGCGCGAATCGTACACGTACAACGCCGGCGGGGAGGAGCACGGCGACCACGTGGGCGTCCACGAACAGCCCGACGGCAACTACTACGTCGGTCTCGACGTCCTCGTCGGCCGCATGGGCGTCGACGACGTGTCCGAGCTCGCCGAACTGGCCGACGAGTACGGTTCGGGCGAGGTGCGACTCACTCAGCGACAGAACATCATCGTCACGGACGTCGACAGCGACCGACTCGACGAGTTCCTCGACGAGCCGCTGCTGGAGACGTACTCGCCGGACCCCCATCCGTTCATGCGCGGCTCGATCGCCTGCACGGGCACGGAGTTTTGCTCGCTGTCGATCGTCGAGACGAAGAACCGGCAGGTCCGCTACGCCCGCTGGCTCAAGGACAACGTCGAGTTGCCCGACGGCGTCGAGGACTTCCACATCCACCTGTCGGGCTGTACCGCGTCCTGCGCTCAGCCGCAGATCGCCGACATCTCCCTGCGCGGCATGAAGACGCGCAAGGACGGCGAGCCGGTCGAGGCGCTCGACATCGGCCTCGGTGGCGGGCTGGGTGAGGAGCCGCAGTTCGCCGACTGGGTCGAGATGCGCGTCCCCGCTGACGAGGTGCCAGGTTACATCGAGAACCTGCTCGCCAGCTTCGAGGACGAGCGTGCCGACGGGCAGACCTTCCGCGACTTCGTCGCCGAGCGCGACGAAGAGACGCTGCAGGACCTGGCCGAAGCCGAGGAGACGTCCTACGAGGACCCGTACATGCACAACACGAAGATGACGTGGTATCCCTACGCCGAGGAAGACGACATGGGCGACTCGCCCGCGCCGACCGACGGCGACGGCGAACCGCTCGCACCCGCCGACGACTGA
- a CDS encoding DUF7119 family protein yields the protein MSHEGPGEPPTDRESPVGAPVIRGDPSVTGQRPEEAVEFDPDDPESLETAAQTVRQFASDAAGEADTVFMLRGAAACAALVRGEGSYKAAAERAGGEATVAFIRKWSRVHDLPRSIRKHVAMGEIAPTAAKHIARVAGPARLQLAWAVLDHDMTVRQVRSVASDINDGTAVEDALVTEGITLGELTMELPPGIYRELRRRAALEDVEPDEIVATALEGRFEQG from the coding sequence ATGAGCCACGAGGGGCCAGGCGAGCCGCCGACCGACCGCGAGTCACCGGTCGGTGCACCGGTCATCCGCGGCGATCCGAGCGTCACCGGACAGCGACCGGAGGAGGCAGTCGAGTTCGACCCCGACGACCCCGAGAGCCTCGAAACCGCCGCACAGACCGTCCGACAGTTCGCCAGCGACGCGGCCGGCGAGGCCGACACCGTCTTCATGCTCCGGGGAGCTGCCGCCTGTGCCGCCCTCGTCCGCGGCGAAGGATCGTACAAGGCCGCCGCCGAGCGCGCCGGCGGCGAGGCCACCGTCGCGTTCATCCGCAAGTGGTCCCGCGTCCACGACCTGCCCCGCTCGATCCGCAAACACGTCGCGATGGGCGAGATCGCCCCGACCGCCGCGAAACACATCGCCCGCGTCGCCGGCCCCGCTCGCCTCCAGCTCGCGTGGGCCGTCCTCGACCACGACATGACCGTCCGTCAGGTCCGCTCGGTCGCCAGCGACATCAACGACGGCACCGCCGTCGAGGATGCCCTCGTCACCGAGGGGATCACTCTCGGCGAGCTCACGATGGAACTCCCACCGGGGATCTACCGGGAACTCCGCAGACGCGCCGCGCTGGAGGACGTCGAGCCCGACGAGATCGTCGCAACCGCGCTCGAAGGGCGCTTCGAGCAAGGCTGA
- a CDS encoding group I intron-associated PD-(D/E)XK endonuclease → MGESHPKAQGQKSEAAVLHELVQRNLTVLEPFGDNERYDFVVEIDDSFQRFQVNTGRLENGRVQFETRSSGTLTRKVKKEGYEGDADYFAVYSPDLEETYVVSVAEAPETTMGLRVEETEKSSPNINWAEDYHIDTWREEVA, encoded by the coding sequence ATGGGAGAGAGTCATCCGAAGGCGCAGGGGCAAAAGAGTGAGGCAGCAGTGCTGCATGAATTAGTTCAGCGGAATCTCACAGTTCTGGAGCCCTTTGGAGACAACGAGCGGTATGACTTCGTGGTGGAAATCGACGACTCGTTCCAGCGTTTCCAGGTGAATACAGGACGGTTGGAGAACGGACGAGTTCAGTTCGAGACTCGGAGTTCCGGTACTCTCACACGAAAGGTCAAAAAGGAGGGATACGAAGGAGATGCGGACTATTTCGCAGTCTATTCTCCGGATCTAGAGGAGACGTATGTTGTCTCGGTCGCCGAGGCACCTGAAACGACAATGGGGCTTCGCGTAGAGGAGACAGAAAAGTCTTCACCGAACATCAACTGGGCAGAAGACTATCACATAGATACCTGGCGTGAGGAAGTTGCTTGA
- a CDS encoding DUF7405 family protein, which produces MVPDPDLSRRQFLRAAVAVGGASALAACRERTDGSAVPAGDPEAKPARQHAWRDHVPHDDSGNSLLPAHQVLLYVEFGGDGPPSADARETLEAALSTIDRAYEWSADGLLHTVAYSPAYFDRFDTALPPSSVDLPEPRALSDFEDPTFDTQDAVVHLASNRADVILEADEALTGDRESANGEPVDARLTDVATVDSRRTGFVGAGLPAEHQDAAGIPDSNPVPEESPLFMGFKAGFVGNQATEDYVTVDEGPFAGGTTKVIANLRQRLDDWYGEQDYPQRVAELFSPGHAENDLVDGVGSNLGDDSGIDQFLDDIEAQARATGRVGHAQKAARANRDDEGDVRLLRRHFESTDDIGSDQSVASLHFPSLQRHISEFEAVREAMNGTDITAATPAVRQRVNNGILEYIFVRRRGNFLVPPRRHRALPTPQPGE; this is translated from the coding sequence ATGGTCCCCGATCCCGACCTCTCTCGCCGACAGTTCCTCCGGGCCGCCGTCGCCGTCGGCGGTGCCAGCGCCCTCGCGGCCTGCCGAGAGCGGACTGACGGCAGCGCCGTCCCCGCGGGCGACCCAGAGGCCAAGCCCGCGCGCCAGCACGCCTGGCGCGACCACGTTCCCCACGACGACAGCGGCAACTCCCTGCTTCCGGCGCATCAGGTTCTCCTGTACGTCGAGTTCGGCGGTGACGGCCCCCCGAGCGCGGACGCTCGCGAGACCCTGGAGGCCGCCCTCTCGACGATCGATCGAGCCTACGAGTGGAGCGCCGACGGCCTCCTCCACACCGTCGCCTACTCCCCCGCTTACTTCGACCGCTTCGACACCGCCCTTCCCCCCTCGTCGGTCGACCTCCCCGAACCGCGCGCGCTGTCGGATTTCGAAGACCCCACGTTCGACACCCAAGACGCCGTCGTCCACCTCGCGAGTAACCGCGCGGACGTGATCCTCGAAGCCGACGAGGCACTGACCGGCGACCGAGAGTCGGCAAACGGCGAACCCGTCGACGCGCGCCTGACCGACGTCGCGACCGTCGACTCGCGCCGCACCGGGTTCGTCGGCGCCGGTCTCCCCGCCGAACACCAGGACGCCGCGGGGATCCCCGACTCGAACCCCGTCCCCGAGGAGTCACCGCTGTTCATGGGTTTCAAAGCGGGCTTCGTCGGCAACCAGGCCACCGAAGACTACGTCACCGTCGACGAGGGACCGTTCGCCGGCGGAACCACGAAAGTGATCGCGAACCTCCGCCAACGACTCGACGACTGGTACGGCGAGCAGGATTACCCCCAGCGAGTCGCCGAGCTGTTCAGCCCCGGCCACGCCGAGAACGACCTCGTCGACGGCGTCGGTTCGAACCTCGGCGACGACAGCGGGATCGACCAGTTCCTCGACGACATCGAAGCGCAAGCGCGCGCCACCGGCCGCGTGGGCCACGCCCAGAAGGCCGCCCGCGCCAACCGCGACGACGAGGGCGACGTTCGCCTCCTGCGCCGCCACTTCGAGTCGACCGACGACATCGGCTCCGACCAGTCCGTCGCCAGCCTCCACTTCCCGTCGCTCCAGCGCCACATCTCCGAGTTCGAAGCCGTGCGAGAAGCGATGAACGGCACCGATATCACGGCTGCCACGCCGGCTGTCCGCCAACGCGTCAACAACGGCATCCTCGAGTACATCTTCGTTCGACGCCGCGGGAACTTCCTCGTCCCCCCGCGACGCCACCGGGCGCTCCCGACACCCCAGCCCGGAGAGTAG
- a CDS encoding class I SAM-dependent methyltransferase gives MDSNERRRAWDEIAETYATRRDPDGSDAALIEDLLERCPPDPLVLDIGCGDGARTLANLPAGSLGLDFSRRGLELAAERLSDAQLVQGDMTAVPLADGSVDAVTAYHAVFHVPRDRHPEVYRELARVLKPGGLLLQTLPGGRFETVRRGWMGGSMFFSAPGRERTLEQLRDAGFTGLQMETVDDPLGSSSEFVFAERS, from the coding sequence ATGGACAGCAACGAGCGGCGCCGGGCGTGGGACGAGATCGCGGAGACGTACGCGACGCGGCGCGACCCGGACGGGTCGGATGCGGCGCTAATCGAGGACCTGCTCGAGCGGTGCCCGCCCGACCCGTTGGTGCTGGATATCGGCTGTGGTGACGGTGCTCGGACGCTCGCGAACCTCCCCGCGGGCAGTCTCGGGCTGGATTTCTCGCGACGCGGGTTGGAACTTGCGGCCGAGCGACTGTCGGACGCGCAGTTGGTGCAGGGGGATATGACGGCGGTCCCACTGGCGGACGGGTCGGTCGACGCGGTCACGGCGTACCACGCGGTGTTTCACGTCCCACGGGACCGGCATCCGGAGGTGTATCGCGAGCTCGCGCGAGTCCTGAAGCCAGGTGGGCTCCTCCTGCAGACGTTGCCAGGCGGGCGATTCGAGACGGTCCGACGCGGCTGGATGGGTGGGTCGATGTTCTTCTCGGCGCCCGGACGCGAACGGACGCTCGAACAGCTACGAGACGCGGGATTCACCGGGCTCCAGATGGAGACGGTGGACGATCCGCTGGGGAGTTCGAGCGAGTTCGTCTTCGCCGAGCGGTCGTGA